One Defluviimonas sp. SAOS-178_SWC DNA window includes the following coding sequences:
- the recQ gene encoding DNA helicase RecQ: MTRAEDLLSSVFGFSAFRPGQAEIVSAVAEGRNALAIMPTGGGKSLCFQLPALMREGVTVVISPLIALMRDQVRALREAGVEAGALTSGNTEEETEGVFAALDEGRLKLLYMAPERLASGGTLTLLRRIGTSLIAVDEAHCVSQWGHDFRPDYLRIGELRRALNVPLAAFTATADEETRAEIVTRLFGGAEPQTFLRGFDRPNIHLAFEVKDQPRRQILGFAAARKGQSGIVYAGTRAKTETLAAALREAGHSACHYHGGMDPDDRREVEARFQREDGLIVVATVAFGMGIDKPDIRWVAHADLPKSIEAYYQEIGRAGRDGAPAETLTLYGPDDIRFRRTQIDEGLAPADRKAADHARLNALLGLAEATECRRQRLLAYFGEAAEPCGNCDLCGTPPEIFDGTEAVRKALSAILRTGESFGAGHLIDILTGAETEKVRERRHDELPTYGVGRDLPKPQWQAVFRQMMGHDLIRPDPERHGAFRMTEAARPILRGEASITLRRDTIRKAAGKPALKMLVSDEDAPLLSALKAKRRALAEAARVPAYVIFPDRTLIEMAETRPATLDQMARVSGVGAKKLESYGAAFLEVITGAAEALHPARMKLAGRAEGALFDRLLAAQTDLSRGEDGTGKYLSCTPATLRKIAESRPGSLAELERIGGMGDQKAERFGSAFLAILEEG, encoded by the coding sequence ATGACCCGCGCAGAGGATCTCCTCTCCTCCGTCTTCGGATTCTCCGCCTTTCGGCCCGGACAGGCCGAGATCGTGTCGGCCGTGGCCGAGGGACGGAACGCGCTCGCAATCATGCCGACGGGCGGAGGCAAGTCGCTCTGCTTCCAGCTTCCGGCGCTGATGCGCGAGGGTGTGACCGTGGTCATCTCGCCCCTCATCGCGCTGATGCGCGATCAGGTCCGGGCCCTGCGGGAAGCCGGGGTTGAGGCCGGCGCGCTGACGTCCGGAAATACCGAGGAAGAGACCGAAGGCGTCTTCGCCGCGCTCGACGAAGGCCGGCTGAAACTTCTCTACATGGCACCCGAGCGGCTGGCGTCCGGCGGCACGCTCACGCTCCTCCGCCGCATCGGCACCAGCCTGATCGCAGTCGACGAAGCCCATTGCGTCAGCCAGTGGGGCCACGATTTCCGCCCCGATTACCTGCGCATCGGAGAGTTGCGCCGCGCCCTCAACGTGCCTCTTGCCGCCTTCACCGCCACGGCGGACGAGGAGACGCGGGCCGAGATCGTCACACGGCTCTTTGGCGGGGCCGAACCCCAGACCTTCCTGCGCGGCTTCGACCGGCCGAACATCCACCTTGCCTTCGAGGTGAAGGACCAGCCGCGCCGGCAGATCCTGGGCTTCGCCGCCGCCCGCAAGGGCCAGTCGGGCATCGTCTATGCCGGAACCCGCGCCAAGACCGAAACGCTCGCCGCCGCCCTGCGCGAGGCCGGTCATTCTGCCTGCCACTATCACGGCGGCATGGACCCGGACGACCGGCGCGAGGTCGAGGCGCGGTTCCAGCGCGAGGACGGATTGATCGTCGTCGCCACGGTCGCCTTCGGGATGGGGATCGACAAACCCGACATCCGCTGGGTCGCCCATGCCGACCTGCCGAAGTCGATCGAAGCCTATTACCAGGAGATCGGCCGCGCCGGTCGCGACGGCGCACCGGCCGAGACGCTGACGCTTTACGGCCCCGACGACATCCGCTTCCGCCGCACGCAGATCGACGAGGGGTTGGCCCCCGCCGACCGCAAGGCCGCCGATCACGCCCGGCTGAATGCGCTTCTCGGTCTCGCCGAGGCGACGGAATGCCGGCGCCAGCGCTTGCTGGCCTATTTCGGCGAGGCGGCGGAACCTTGCGGCAACTGCGACCTCTGCGGCACGCCGCCCGAGATTTTCGACGGGACGGAGGCAGTCAGGAAAGCGCTGTCGGCGATCCTGCGGACCGGCGAGAGCTTCGGAGCCGGCCATCTCATCGACATCCTCACGGGAGCCGAGACCGAGAAGGTCCGCGAACGCCGGCATGACGAATTGCCGACCTACGGAGTGGGGCGCGATCTGCCGAAGCCCCAGTGGCAGGCGGTGTTCCGTCAGATGATGGGGCACGACCTGATCCGGCCCGACCCCGAGCGGCATGGCGCCTTCCGGATGACAGAGGCAGCTCGGCCGATCCTGCGGGGGGAAGCCTCGATCACGCTTCGCCGCGACACGATCCGCAAGGCCGCGGGGAAGCCCGCGCTGAAGATGCTCGTGTCGGACGAGGACGCGCCGCTTCTCTCTGCGCTGAAAGCCAAGCGGCGGGCTTTGGCGGAGGCGGCGCGGGTGCCGGCTTATGTGATCTTCCCCGACCGCACCCTGATCGAGATGGCAGAGACGCGGCCGGCGACGCTTGACCAGATGGCACGGGTCAGCGGGGTCGGCGCGAAGAAGCTCGAAAGCTACGGCGCGGCCTTTCTGGAAGTCATCACCGGTGCAGCGGAGGCACTCCATCCGGCGCGGATGAAGCTGGCCGGACGGGCAGAGGGGGCGCTCTTCGACCGACTGCTGGCGGCACAGACCGACCTTTCCCGGGGCGAGGACGGCACCGGGAAATACCTTTCCTGCACCCCTGCGACGCTCAGGAAGATCGCCGAGTCGCGGCCAGGATCGCTGGCCGAGCTAGAGCGGATCGGTGGCATGGGCGACCAGAAGGCGGAACGATTCGGATCGGCCTTCCTTGCGATCCTCGAAGAGGGGTGA
- a CDS encoding RidA family protein — protein MSYTRQLISNGNPMEEIVGFSRAVRVGPYISVGGTAPVDAAGKTVGPGDVFAQTTRCFEIIRSALEQAGSGLHDIVRTRVILTDIDNWKQAIEARKGFCRDVRPVDTIMAINRFVNPEWLVEIEVDAVVADHV, from the coding sequence ATGAGTTACACACGTCAACTGATCTCCAACGGGAACCCGATGGAGGAAATCGTCGGGTTCAGCCGCGCCGTTCGGGTTGGCCCCTATATCTCGGTCGGGGGAACGGCGCCCGTCGATGCCGCGGGCAAGACCGTCGGCCCCGGCGACGTCTTCGCACAAACGACGCGATGCTTCGAAATCATACGGTCGGCTTTGGAACAGGCCGGTTCCGGCCTGCATGACATCGTGCGGACCAGGGTGATCCTGACCGATATCGACAACTGGAAACAAGCGATCGAGGCGCGGAAAGGGTTCTGTCGTGACGTGCGTCCCGTCGACACCATCATGGCCATAAACCGCTTCGTGAACCCGGAATGGCTTGTCGAGATTGAAGTCGACGCGGTCGTCGCCGATCATGTTTGA
- a CDS encoding response regulator — protein MSIVEKLARERRSRLAAERLLEQKKRELFAANSQLSRHARSLSDQIVEQRQGLELARCEAESLKDQNSQVLHDLERANCEAEVAQRQLWEAIETIEDGFAVFDAAARLVTANRAYLDLFGAGGVALGDPYLKVLAVLAEGVADLEGEDVQDWCHEMIERLGRDVIEPTVVLLRDGRHIRFLDRRGEAGDLVSMALDITEAMQREAELEEARERAEAANRAKSAFLANMSHEIRTPMNGVVGMAELLCETALTEEQKLFAETIKSSGEALLVIINDVLDYSKIEAEKMRLYPEPFDLERCLHEVMLLLQPKAREKGLKLLVDFDLFLPTRYIADPGRVRQILTNLIGNAVKFTADGHVLARVVGIERTDHSYDLHVSIEDTGIGIAPDHVDLIFGEFNQVEDQSTRKFEGTGLGLPITRQLVRLMGGTIWVDSEPGQGSCFGFKVNFAPAEPTGAAMHPDRPVLLKRALIVDDVQINRVILERQLETYGLEVTNCRTPAEALEALAAGPAFEVILTDHDMPEIDGPDLAARIRAAGVTVPILLLSSRPDAAADRTADMTAVMQKPILRSQLLKVLLELSYPAKAAEIVPVAAAEPLGGDGRTMRVLAAEDNRTNRLVFRKMVAGFDIELRFAGNGRETVELWRSFRPDMIFMDISMPEMDGREAARAIRAIETERGLPAVPIVALTAHAMDGDRVSILDSGIDHCLTKPLKKAVIAAKIAEHCPATARPAVPIPSGRPG, from the coding sequence GTGAGCATTGTCGAGAAACTGGCGCGGGAACGGCGGTCAAGACTCGCTGCCGAGCGGCTTCTGGAGCAGAAGAAACGCGAACTCTTCGCCGCGAACTCGCAGCTTTCCCGCCACGCGCGCAGCCTCTCCGACCAGATCGTCGAACAACGCCAAGGTCTCGAACTTGCCCGGTGCGAAGCCGAATCGCTGAAAGATCAGAACAGTCAGGTCCTGCATGATCTCGAACGCGCCAACTGCGAAGCCGAGGTTGCCCAACGCCAGCTCTGGGAGGCGATCGAGACCATCGAGGATGGTTTTGCTGTGTTCGATGCCGCGGCACGGCTCGTCACCGCGAACCGGGCCTATCTCGATCTCTTCGGGGCAGGCGGCGTCGCGCTCGGCGATCCCTATCTCAAGGTGCTGGCGGTGCTTGCCGAAGGTGTGGCGGACCTTGAGGGCGAGGACGTGCAGGACTGGTGTCACGAGATGATCGAACGGCTGGGGCGCGACGTCATCGAGCCGACGGTGGTCCTGCTTCGCGACGGGCGCCATATCCGCTTTCTCGACCGCCGGGGCGAAGCCGGCGATCTCGTCTCGATGGCGCTCGACATCACCGAGGCGATGCAGCGCGAGGCCGAACTGGAGGAGGCGCGCGAAAGGGCCGAGGCGGCGAACCGCGCCAAGTCGGCCTTTCTCGCCAATATGAGCCACGAGATCAGGACTCCGATGAACGGTGTCGTGGGCATGGCCGAACTCCTGTGCGAGACCGCGCTGACCGAGGAACAGAAGCTCTTCGCCGAGACGATCAAGTCGTCGGGCGAGGCGCTTCTGGTGATCATCAACGACGTGCTCGATTACTCCAAGATCGAGGCGGAGAAGATGCGGCTCTACCCCGAGCCCTTCGATCTGGAACGCTGCCTCCATGAGGTGATGCTGCTCCTGCAACCCAAGGCGCGCGAGAAGGGGCTGAAACTCCTCGTCGATTTCGACCTGTTCCTGCCCACGCGCTACATCGCCGATCCGGGCCGGGTGCGGCAGATACTGACCAATCTGATTGGAAATGCGGTGAAATTCACCGCCGATGGGCACGTCTTGGCGCGTGTCGTCGGGATCGAGCGGACCGATCACAGCTACGATCTTCATGTCTCGATCGAGGATACCGGCATCGGCATCGCGCCCGATCACGTCGACCTTATTTTCGGAGAGTTCAACCAGGTCGAGGATCAGTCGACCCGCAAGTTCGAGGGGACGGGCCTCGGCCTTCCGATTACCCGGCAATTGGTGCGGCTGATGGGCGGAACGATCTGGGTCGACAGTGAACCGGGCCAGGGATCGTGCTTCGGTTTCAAGGTGAACTTCGCCCCGGCCGAACCGACGGGCGCGGCAATGCATCCCGACCGTCCGGTGCTTCTGAAACGGGCGCTGATTGTCGACGATGTGCAGATCAACCGGGTGATCCTTGAGCGGCAGCTCGAGACCTACGGGCTGGAGGTGACGAATTGCCGAACACCCGCCGAAGCCCTGGAGGCGCTCGCTGCCGGCCCCGCCTTTGAGGTGATCCTGACCGATCACGACATGCCCGAGATCGACGGGCCGGACCTTGCCGCGCGAATCCGTGCGGCGGGCGTGACGGTGCCGATTCTGCTCTTGTCGTCCCGGCCCGACGCGGCGGCCGACCGGACGGCCGACATGACCGCGGTGATGCAAAAACCGATCTTGCGGAGCCAGTTGCTAAAGGTCTTGCTGGAACTCTCTTACCCCGCCAAAGCGGCCGAGATCGTACCCGTCGCGGCGGCCGAGCCGCTCGGCGGCGACGGGCGGACGATGCGGGTGCTCGCCGCCGAGGACAACCGCACCAATCGGCTTGTGTTCCGGAAGATGGTCGCCGGTTTCGATATCGAGCTTCGGTTCGCCGGAAATGGCCGCGAAACGGTCGAATTGTGGCGAAGCTTCCGGCCCGACATGATCTTCATGGACATTTCCATGCCTGAAATGGACGGCCGCGAGGCCGCCCGGGCGATCCGTGCGATCGAGACGGAACGCGGTCTTCCTGCGGTGCCCATCGTTGCCTTGACCGCGCATGCCATGGACGGGGATCGGGTGTCGATTCTCGACTCCGGGATCGACCACTGTCTGACCAAACCGCTGAAGAAGGCGGTCATCGCCGCCAAAATTGCCGAGCATTGCCCCGCAACTGCGCGCCCGGCGGTCCCGATTCCGTCAGGACGGCCGGGTTGA
- a CDS encoding alpha-2-macroglobulin family protein — protein sequence MRRFQIAALIAGLLLPLGAQAQDRTYIPERRAILVEDLDFYGSDLRAIFDVGFDSCEAACLADLACKAFTYNRRAGSCFPKSDVTDQKPYQGALSGWVRGADPQALAGAAARAAELSFLRDEDFDAALAQARGLGAEHVTGTATEDELLAAANAARAAGDAAGTLRYLGAALSLSDAADRWSDYADALLALPTNDRNVRRGYAERAAAAAVNAYLRGQNAGLRATALATLARGFEVAGRGRDMIPALRLAQSLQPRDDTAAALEDAIGKYGFRIAETQVESDSASPRICAVFTEDLVRAGTDYATFVRLPAPGLAVDASGRQICVTGVNHGNRYALTFREGLPSATGETLAKDVTVTQYVRDRSAAVRFPGRAYVLPKVGQKGIPVETVNTDTLDLTLLRISDRNLIRAIQSDYFGRPLNYWSSEQLKNEVTEEVWNGTGAVAKDLNRDVTTLLPLDGVLADLGPGIYALQAAVPGLDPYDHPAATQWFVISDLGMTAMEGVDGLHVFVRALSDAAASEGATATLLSRANAVIGTATTDAAGYAHFAPGLTAGTGGAAPALVTVEKGDDFAFLSLTEPEFDLSDRGVAGREAAPPIDVFLSTDRGAYRAGETVNATLLARDATMDALDGLPISARLMRPDGVEYSRALLAGAGAGGFVATMPLAGNAPRGTWRIEGFVEEGKVLASQSFLVEDFLPERIDFELALPEGAIRLSDTPPLSIEARYLFGASGAGLDIEGDIRISALTALDAYPGYVFSRYDEPFSPYRDALYDTQPTDADGKATVPVAFPDLDEAANRPLEARISVRLKEGSGRPVEREITRRILPDAPVIGIKPLFEGGTVPEGAEARFDLIAVGADEAPAARQVHWTLNRIETNYQWYSLYGDWNWEVTTTRSRVAEGDASLTATGATGISAAVGWGNYELVVEATDGAYSAASMEFYAGWYAPADAAETPDTLTVALDREAYRPGDTARLKIEPRAAGVALVTVLSNRLIDMKAVEVTAGENVIELPVTDDWGAGAYVTASVVRPLAEEAGRVPARALGLSYAPVDPGARKLAASFAVAAEADPRAPLPVALKVDGAEGAEVYATIAAVDVGILNLTGFTSPDPEAHYFGQRKLGIGIRDLYGRLIDGRTGVMGAVRSGGDAATGLRMQAPPPTEELVAYFSGPLMVGADGYARTEFQLPSFNGTVRLMAVVWSGKAVGQAEAEVLVRDPVVVTASVPRFLAPGDEARLLLEIVHATGPAGRMGLDVTAEGLVTGPAPSGVDLAEKGKAVVNVPLASGLAEGVGTIRIALTTPDGRQLVKDLTIPVQANDPQIARQNRFDLAAGANFTLDENVFAGLLPGSGRATLAVGPLARFDAPGLLATLDAYPYGCTEQLTSKALPLLYFDEVAAAMGAGGRDDIAKRVEESIAEILLNQSSNGAFGLWYADAGDLWLDAYVTDFLSRAKAQGYAVPDVAFRNAMDNLRNQINYAPDFDEGGGAYAYALMVLAREGAAAVGDLRYYADVKVEAFDTPIAAAQLGAALASYGDQRRADAMFARAADLLARRGPETQLWRADYGTDLRDATALLALASEAGSTAVDPDALGDRVASGIAGQRLSTQEATWALLATHALIDRPGADGFTVNGAPVTGPLVRVLEAETATAQVIANGTDSAATVTLTTFGVPVEPEPAGGKGYSIERRYFTMAGEPVDIASVSQGARLVAVIQVTPHGSDEARLMVSDPLPAGFEIDNPSLVRAGDIAALDWIDTVETRNVEFRQDRFLAAVDWTSDDPFRLAYIVRAISPGTFHQPAAAVEDMYRPDYRARTATGRITVTE from the coding sequence ATGCGCAGGTTTCAGATCGCAGCCCTAATCGCGGGACTTCTGCTTCCCCTTGGCGCCCAGGCGCAGGACCGGACCTACATCCCCGAGCGCCGCGCGATTCTGGTCGAGGATCTCGATTTTTACGGCTCCGATCTCCGGGCAATCTTCGATGTCGGCTTCGACTCCTGCGAGGCCGCTTGCCTGGCGGATTTGGCCTGCAAGGCCTTTACCTACAACCGCCGGGCCGGGTCCTGCTTCCCCAAATCCGACGTCACCGACCAGAAGCCCTATCAGGGCGCGCTGTCGGGATGGGTGCGTGGGGCCGATCCGCAGGCGCTTGCCGGTGCGGCGGCGCGCGCTGCTGAACTGTCCTTCCTCAGAGACGAGGATTTCGATGCCGCTCTGGCGCAGGCGCGCGGATTGGGGGCCGAGCATGTGACCGGAACCGCGACAGAGGACGAGCTTCTCGCCGCCGCCAACGCAGCGCGGGCGGCGGGCGACGCGGCGGGGACGTTGCGCTACCTCGGCGCGGCGCTCAGCCTCTCGGATGCGGCCGACCGCTGGTCGGACTATGCGGACGCGCTTCTGGCGCTTCCGACCAATGACCGAAACGTCCGACGCGGCTATGCCGAACGTGCGGCGGCGGCGGCGGTAAACGCCTATCTGCGCGGCCAGAATGCCGGGCTGAGGGCGACCGCGCTTGCCACGCTTGCGCGCGGGTTCGAGGTGGCCGGGCGCGGCCGCGACATGATCCCGGCTTTGCGGCTGGCGCAGTCGCTGCAACCGCGCGACGACACGGCCGCGGCTCTGGAGGATGCCATCGGCAAGTACGGCTTCCGTATCGCCGAGACGCAGGTCGAGAGCGACAGCGCCTCCCCGCGGATCTGCGCGGTCTTCACCGAGGATCTCGTGCGGGCGGGCACCGACTACGCCACCTTCGTCAGGCTGCCTGCGCCGGGCCTGGCCGTGGACGCATCAGGCCGGCAGATCTGCGTCACCGGCGTTAACCACGGCAACCGCTATGCGCTGACCTTCCGCGAAGGCCTGCCCTCGGCCACGGGGGAGACTTTGGCGAAAGACGTGACCGTTACCCAGTATGTCCGCGACCGCAGCGCCGCGGTGCGGTTCCCCGGCCGCGCCTATGTTCTGCCGAAGGTTGGGCAAAAGGGCATTCCGGTGGAGACGGTCAACACCGACACCCTCGACCTGACGCTCCTGCGCATCTCGGACCGCAACCTGATCCGGGCGATCCAGAGCGACTATTTCGGCCGGCCGCTGAATTACTGGTCGTCCGAACAGCTGAAGAACGAGGTGACGGAAGAGGTCTGGAACGGCACGGGCGCAGTCGCGAAGGATCTGAACCGCGATGTGACGACACTTTTGCCCCTCGACGGGGTGCTGGCCGATCTAGGACCCGGGATCTATGCGTTGCAGGCGGCGGTTCCGGGGCTCGACCCCTACGACCATCCCGCCGCTACGCAGTGGTTCGTGATCTCCGACCTCGGGATGACCGCGATGGAGGGGGTGGACGGGCTCCATGTCTTTGTCCGCGCGCTGTCGGACGCGGCGGCCAGCGAAGGGGCGACCGCGACGCTTCTCTCACGGGCCAATGCGGTGATCGGAACGGCGACGACCGATGCGGCGGGCTACGCGCATTTCGCCCCCGGGCTGACGGCCGGGACGGGGGGCGCGGCGCCGGCGCTGGTGACGGTGGAAAAGGGCGACGACTTCGCCTTCCTGTCGCTGACCGAGCCGGAATTCGATCTTTCCGATCGGGGCGTCGCGGGGCGCGAGGCCGCGCCTCCGATTGACGTCTTCCTTTCGACCGACCGGGGCGCCTATCGCGCCGGTGAGACGGTGAACGCGACGTTGCTGGCGCGCGATGCGACGATGGACGCGCTCGACGGGCTGCCGATCTCGGCGCGGCTGATGCGGCCGGACGGCGTCGAATATTCGCGCGCCCTTCTCGCGGGGGCCGGCGCGGGCGGGTTCGTCGCCACCATGCCGCTCGCCGGGAATGCGCCGCGCGGGACCTGGCGGATCGAGGGTTTCGTCGAAGAGGGCAAGGTGCTGGCAAGCCAGAGCTTCCTCGTCGAGGATTTCCTGCCCGAACGCATCGACTTCGAGCTTGCCCTGCCCGAGGGCGCGATCCGGCTCTCGGACACACCGCCCCTCTCCATCGAAGCGCGCTACCTGTTCGGCGCGTCCGGCGCCGGGCTCGACATCGAGGGCGACATTCGCATCTCGGCGCTGACCGCGCTCGATGCCTACCCGGGCTATGTCTTCAGCCGTTATGATGAGCCCTTCTCACCTTACCGCGATGCCCTCTACGATACGCAGCCGACCGACGCAGACGGCAAGGCCACGGTTCCGGTCGCCTTCCCCGATCTCGACGAGGCGGCGAACCGGCCGCTGGAGGCGCGGATCTCGGTGCGTTTGAAGGAAGGATCGGGCCGGCCGGTGGAGCGGGAGATCACGCGGCGCATCCTGCCCGACGCGCCGGTGATCGGGATCAAACCGCTCTTTGAAGGTGGCACGGTGCCCGAAGGGGCGGAAGCGCGGTTCGACCTGATCGCGGTGGGAGCGGACGAGGCCCCGGCGGCCCGGCAGGTCCACTGGACGCTGAACCGGATCGAGACGAACTACCAATGGTATTCGCTCTACGGTGACTGGAACTGGGAGGTCACGACGACCCGGTCGCGCGTCGCCGAGGGCGATGCGAGCCTGACCGCCACCGGAGCCACGGGGATTTCCGCCGCCGTCGGCTGGGGCAATTACGAACTGGTGGTGGAGGCCACGGACGGCGCCTATTCCGCCGCCTCGATGGAATTCTACGCCGGCTGGTACGCGCCCGCCGACGCGGCGGAAACGCCGGACACACTGACCGTCGCGCTCGACAGGGAGGCCTATCGGCCAGGCGACACCGCGCGGTTGAAGATCGAGCCGAGGGCGGCGGGCGTGGCGCTGGTCACCGTGCTGTCGAACCGGCTCATCGACATGAAGGCGGTCGAGGTCACGGCGGGCGAAAACGTGATCGAGCTGCCGGTGACGGATGACTGGGGCGCGGGGGCCTATGTCACCGCCTCGGTCGTGAGGCCGCTTGCCGAGGAAGCGGGCCGGGTTCCGGCACGGGCGCTCGGCCTCTCCTACGCGCCGGTCGATCCCGGCGCGCGGAAACTTGCGGCATCGTTCGCGGTCGCGGCGGAGGCCGACCCGCGCGCGCCGTTGCCGGTGGCGCTGAAGGTCGATGGCGCGGAAGGCGCAGAGGTCTACGCCACCATCGCCGCCGTTGATGTGGGTATTCTCAACCTCACCGGCTTCACCTCCCCCGACCCCGAGGCGCACTATTTCGGACAACGAAAACTCGGCATCGGCATCCGTGACCTCTACGGGCGGTTGATCGACGGGCGGACCGGCGTCATGGGCGCCGTTCGGTCGGGCGGCGATGCGGCGACCGGCCTCAGGATGCAGGCGCCGCCGCCGACAGAGGAACTGGTCGCCTATTTCTCCGGCCCGCTCATGGTCGGCGCGGACGGCTATGCGCGGACCGAGTTCCAGCTTCCGAGCTTCAACGGAACGGTGCGGCTGATGGCCGTTGTCTGGTCCGGCAAGGCCGTCGGACAAGCCGAGGCAGAGGTGCTGGTGCGCGATCCGGTCGTCGTGACGGCCTCCGTGCCGCGCTTCCTCGCCCCCGGCGACGAGGCGCGGCTGCTCCTCGAGATCGTCCATGCGACGGGACCGGCGGGGCGGATGGGATTGGACGTGACGGCCGAGGGGTTGGTGACCGGCCCCGCGCCGTCGGGCGTCGATCTGGCCGAGAAGGGCAAGGCGGTGGTCAATGTGCCGCTCGCTTCGGGGCTCGCCGAGGGGGTCGGGACCATTCGCATCGCGCTGACGACGCCGGACGGGCGGCAACTGGTGAAGGACCTGACGATCCCGGTTCAGGCCAACGACCCGCAGATCGCGCGGCAGAACCGGTTCGACCTGGCCGCCGGGGCGAATTTCACTCTGGATGAGAACGTCTTTGCGGGCCTCCTGCCCGGATCGGGCCGCGCCACGCTCGCCGTCGGGCCTCTCGCCCGCTTCGATGCGCCGGGTCTTCTCGCCACGCTCGACGCCTACCCCTATGGCTGCACCGAGCAACTCACCTCGAAGGCGCTGCCGCTGCTCTATTTCGATGAGGTAGCGGCGGCGATGGGCGCGGGAGGCCGCGACGATATCGCCAAGCGGGTCGAAGAGAGCATCGCTGAGATCCTGCTCAACCAGTCCTCCAACGGCGCCTTCGGGCTCTGGTACGCGGATGCGGGGGATCTCTGGCTCGATGCCTATGTCACCGACTTCCTCAGCCGGGCGAAGGCGCAGGGCTACGCGGTGCCGGATGTGGCCTTCCGAAACGCGATGGACAACCTCAGGAACCAGATCAACTACGCCCCGGATTTCGACGAAGGCGGCGGGGCCTATGCCTACGCGCTGATGGTTCTCGCCCGCGAGGGGGCGGCGGCTGTGGGCGATCTGCGCTACTATGCCGATGTGAAGGTCGAGGCTTTCGATACGCCCATTGCTGCCGCGCAACTCGGCGCGGCGCTCGCCTCATACGGCGACCAGCGCCGGGCGGATGCGATGTTCGCGCGGGCGGCGGACCTCCTGGCCCGGCGTGGGCCGGAGACACAGCTCTGGCGCGCCGACTACGGCACCGACCTGCGCGACGCGACGGCGCTGCTCGCGCTGGCGTCGGAGGCGGGATCGACAGCGGTCGATCCGGATGCGCTTGGCGACAGGGTAGCGTCGGGGATTGCCGGCCAACGGCTCTCGACGCAGGAGGCGACCTGGGCGTTGCTCGCGACCCATGCGCTGATCGACCGCCCGGGGGCGGACGGGTTCACCGTCAACGGCGCGCCCGTCACCGGGCCCCTCGTGCGGGTGCTGGAGGCCGAAACCGCGACCGCGCAAGTCATAGCCAACGGCACGGACAGCGCTGCGACGGTGACGCTGACCACCTTCGGCGTTCCGGTGGAACCGGAGCCGGCGGGCGGCAAGGGCTATTCCATTGAGCGGCGCTATTTCACGATGGCGGGGGAGCCCGTCGACATCGCGTCCGTCTCTCAAGGCGCCCGCCTTGTCGCGGTGATACAGGTCACGCCGCACGGCTCCGACGAGGCGCGACTGATGGTCAGCGATCCCCTGCCCGCAGGGTTCGAGATCGACAACCCGTCGCTGGTCCGCGCCGGGGATATCGCGGCGCTTGACTGGATCGACACGGTCGAGACGCGCAATGTGGAGTTCCGGCAGGACCGCTTTCTCGCCGCGGTCGACTGGACCTCGGACGACCCGTTCCGGCTGGCCTACATCGTCCGTGCAATCTCGCCCGGAACGTTCCACCAGCCGGCGGCTGCGGTCGAGGACATGTATCGGCCCGACTACCGGGCGCGCACGGCGACGGGCCGGATCACGGTGACGGAGTGA